In one Hyphomicrobium sp. 99 genomic region, the following are encoded:
- a CDS encoding aminotransferase class V-fold PLP-dependent enzyme, whose translation MASTGSRDLDPSDWSEFRRLAHAALDEVISNVESIREKPVWQQPPAETRQRFARSLPVEARELGDVLDDVRAHVVPFAAGNLHPRFMGWAQGAGTPFGMVAEMVAAGLNMNCGGRDHIGIEVERQIVRWMSEAFGYPEGASGLFLTGSSMANFLAVIVAKTNVTGAESREAGLQRADRQLVAYTSSEAHSCVSQAMQLSGIGSAHLRKIDADTLGRMRVDALKDSIRADKAAGFLPFLIVGTAGTVNTGAIDLLSEIAQIAREENLWFHVDGAIGALSIFSRSLKPLTAGIEMSDSIALDFHKWGHVPYDAGFLLVKDGAAHKQAFASAAAYLQRADRGLAAGETWPCDLGPDLSRGFRAFKTWMTIETLGTARIGDAILHTCELAGYLAEKVRESAIFELKAPVALNIVCFGVKGASGAVNRDLVLDLQESGIAAPSWTTINGETVIRCAVFNHRTTRTDIDLFMDAISALAKRA comes from the coding sequence GTGGCATCCACGGGATCGCGCGATCTCGATCCTTCCGACTGGTCCGAATTTCGAAGGCTCGCGCATGCGGCTTTGGACGAGGTCATCTCAAATGTTGAGTCGATTCGAGAGAAGCCTGTCTGGCAGCAGCCGCCAGCCGAAACGCGGCAGCGTTTTGCGCGGTCGTTGCCTGTAGAGGCCCGCGAGCTGGGCGACGTACTTGATGACGTGCGTGCGCACGTCGTGCCGTTCGCCGCTGGTAATTTGCATCCGCGTTTCATGGGTTGGGCGCAGGGCGCCGGGACGCCATTCGGTATGGTCGCTGAAATGGTCGCCGCCGGGTTGAACATGAATTGCGGTGGCCGCGACCACATCGGCATCGAGGTCGAACGCCAGATCGTTCGTTGGATGAGTGAGGCCTTCGGCTATCCGGAAGGTGCCAGCGGATTGTTCCTTACGGGTTCGTCGATGGCGAACTTTCTCGCTGTCATCGTCGCCAAGACAAACGTGACGGGTGCGGAGAGCCGGGAAGCCGGATTGCAGCGCGCCGACCGCCAACTTGTCGCTTATACGTCCAGCGAGGCTCACAGCTGCGTTTCGCAGGCGATGCAACTGTCGGGTATCGGGTCAGCGCATTTAAGGAAGATAGACGCCGACACTCTGGGTCGAATGCGAGTCGATGCCTTGAAGGACAGCATCCGTGCCGACAAAGCAGCGGGTTTCCTTCCGTTTCTTATCGTTGGGACCGCCGGGACGGTGAACACCGGAGCGATTGATCTACTCTCGGAGATCGCGCAGATCGCACGCGAAGAAAATCTCTGGTTTCATGTCGATGGAGCGATTGGGGCGCTGTCGATTTTCTCGCGATCGCTCAAGCCCCTCACGGCCGGGATCGAGATGTCGGATTCCATCGCGCTCGATTTCCACAAGTGGGGACATGTTCCCTATGATGCCGGGTTTCTGTTGGTGAAAGACGGCGCGGCTCACAAGCAGGCATTCGCGTCGGCGGCTGCTTATCTGCAGCGGGCTGACCGTGGGCTCGCGGCGGGCGAGACTTGGCCATGCGATCTCGGCCCTGATCTCTCGCGCGGCTTCCGCGCATTCAAGACCTGGATGACGATCGAGACGCTCGGTACGGCGCGGATTGGCGACGCTATTCTCCACACGTGCGAGCTTGCGGGCTATCTCGCGGAGAAGGTGCGCGAGAGCGCCATCTTCGAGCTCAAGGCTCCGGTCGCTCTCAATATTGTCTGTTTCGGTGTGAAAGGAGCGAGCGGCGCAGTCAACCGGGATCTCGTCTTAGATCTTCAAGAATCCGGGATCGCGGCGCCTTCCTGGACGACGATCAACGGCGAGACGGTGATCCGCTGCGCCGTCTTCAATCATCGGACGACGCGGACCGATATCGATCTGTTCATGGACGCCATCAGCGCTTTGGCAAAGCGCGCTTAG
- a CDS encoding RimK family alpha-L-glutamate ligase codes for MLKRATAEIAAESEQALIIGKAPLVRHLYEGRDISAIWNGLMERVSADSHDAAAFLDLSTILRTLGHADKAALAETAALDIRRTFHIRNGRGTGPRVLVFVTAGDFMANTPIEFLLENSDANVLLHYVDAATTDLSNVPQHDVAFVAIGESPANRPVLQTLQGLLTGWAGPVMNNAPLRIAGLTRDGVSDTFADEPMILAPSTVSVSRATLAKLAANDLALGSVIAGANYPIIVRPVGTHAGHSMEKISNEAELVRYLESRSESEYYLSPFVDYSGPDGKFRKQRIAFIDGKAFASHLAVSDHWMVHYLSAGMAKYADRRAEEAAWMQDFDFDFAVRHAAAFEALHRRLGLDYFAIDCAELPDGRLLLFEADVAMIVHSMDSDVTFPYKKHAMRKLFDAFEDALQRRIEPMISAA; via the coding sequence ATGCTGAAGAGAGCGACTGCTGAGATCGCAGCCGAAAGCGAGCAGGCGCTCATCATCGGCAAGGCGCCGCTCGTGCGGCATCTGTATGAGGGGCGAGATATCTCGGCCATATGGAACGGGCTGATGGAGCGCGTTTCGGCCGACTCGCACGATGCTGCGGCGTTCCTGGATCTTTCAACGATTTTACGTACGTTGGGTCACGCCGATAAAGCGGCGCTCGCCGAGACGGCGGCTCTCGACATTCGCCGAACCTTCCACATCCGAAATGGGCGAGGCACGGGACCGAGAGTTCTGGTTTTCGTCACGGCCGGCGATTTCATGGCCAACACGCCGATCGAGTTTCTTTTGGAGAACTCGGACGCGAACGTTCTGCTGCATTATGTCGATGCTGCAACGACCGATCTGTCCAACGTTCCGCAACACGACGTAGCATTCGTCGCGATTGGTGAGTCGCCCGCGAACCGGCCGGTCCTTCAGACGCTGCAAGGGCTTTTGACCGGGTGGGCAGGGCCCGTCATGAATAATGCGCCTCTGCGGATCGCGGGTCTCACAAGGGATGGGGTGTCTGACACGTTTGCCGACGAGCCGATGATCTTGGCGCCTTCGACAGTGAGTGTGTCTCGTGCGACGCTCGCAAAGTTGGCGGCGAATGACCTTGCGCTTGGTTCGGTGATTGCCGGAGCAAACTATCCGATCATCGTGCGGCCGGTCGGTACGCATGCGGGCCATTCGATGGAGAAGATATCGAACGAAGCCGAGCTAGTTCGATACCTCGAGAGCCGGAGTGAGTCCGAATATTATCTCTCTCCTTTCGTCGATTACAGCGGGCCGGACGGCAAATTCCGCAAGCAGCGGATTGCATTCATTGACGGGAAGGCCTTTGCCAGTCATCTCGCCGTTTCCGATCATTGGATGGTGCACTACCTCAGTGCTGGCATGGCGAAGTATGCGGACCGGCGCGCCGAAGAAGCCGCGTGGATGCAGGATTTCGATTTCGACTTCGCCGTGCGGCACGCGGCGGCATTCGAAGCTTTGCATCGCCGATTGGGTTTGGACTATTTCGCCATCGATTGCGCGGAGCTTCCTGATGGGCGCCTGTTGCTCTTCGAAGCCGACGTCGCAATGATCGTTCACTCGATGGATTCAGACGTTACGTTTCCCTACAAGAAGCACGCGATGCGCAAGCTGTTCGATGCATTCGAGGATGCATTGCAACGGCGTATCGAACCGATGATCAGCGCGGCATGA
- a CDS encoding GNAT family N-acetyltransferase — translation MPATIISDISVEIASSWDAISERWQVLELEAYASPFQTAHWIGNWYETLGSTDAVEPLIVSVVEKSSGRDLMMIPLVRRSENGVKHIEFADLWVTDYNAPLLRSGYNFHGRFEREIWPAILAALPPADLLTLRKMPVSLGSAMNPLTTLSSVASSDLTGHIVDLGEDWEAYLSTLSKSARRELRRRANKFANEHGGKLHRITTPDEALAALDVLQTQQSSRLAARGAKHVFDNPIYQELYRRQLLRGLTTGHAIMFVLMAETEIVATFLALNNKGHCTLVRMSQSQDLTWKPLGLGKMIIYQALEALHVEGCRTFDLSIGSNRYKSEFGVSPIPMAELTAQLSWRGAPFIARRKAITYLSRKPRLMAFARSIAGKFQGRAA, via the coding sequence TTGCCCGCCACCATCATTTCCGACATTTCAGTCGAAATCGCCTCATCTTGGGACGCCATTTCCGAGCGCTGGCAGGTGCTCGAGCTGGAGGCGTACGCATCACCGTTCCAAACGGCGCATTGGATCGGAAATTGGTACGAGACGCTTGGCAGCACCGACGCCGTCGAACCCCTCATCGTTTCCGTTGTAGAGAAAAGCTCGGGCCGCGACCTCATGATGATTCCGCTCGTGCGGCGATCTGAAAACGGCGTCAAGCACATTGAATTCGCAGATCTCTGGGTGACGGATTACAACGCACCCCTTCTGCGCTCAGGCTACAATTTCCATGGGCGGTTTGAGCGAGAGATTTGGCCCGCCATTCTTGCGGCGCTACCACCCGCAGATCTACTGACGCTCCGCAAGATGCCGGTATCACTCGGATCCGCGATGAACCCGCTGACCACGCTTTCGAGCGTCGCAAGCAGCGATCTGACCGGCCATATCGTGGATCTCGGCGAGGATTGGGAAGCATATCTATCGACGCTGAGCAAATCAGCCAGGAGAGAGTTGCGTCGTCGCGCCAACAAGTTTGCCAACGAACACGGTGGCAAACTTCACCGAATCACGACGCCGGATGAGGCGCTTGCGGCTTTGGACGTGTTGCAGACCCAGCAAAGTTCGCGGCTGGCTGCGCGCGGGGCCAAGCATGTATTCGATAATCCGATCTACCAGGAACTCTATCGCCGTCAGCTCTTGCGCGGACTGACCACAGGTCATGCGATCATGTTCGTTCTCATGGCTGAGACCGAAATCGTCGCGACATTCCTCGCCCTCAACAACAAGGGCCACTGCACGCTCGTACGAATGAGCCAATCGCAGGACCTTACGTGGAAGCCGCTCGGACTGGGCAAGATGATCATCTATCAGGCCCTCGAAGCGCTTCATGTGGAAGGCTGCCGAACCTTTGACCTATCGATCGGTTCGAACAGGTACAAAAGCGAGTTTGGCGTATCTCCCATCCCGATGGCCGAACTGACGGCTCAGCTGAGTTGGCGGGGTGCGCCCTTCATCGCTCGCAGAAAAGCCATCACCTATCTCTCGCGGAAACCGCGGCTCATGGCCTTCGCGCGTTCGATTGCCGGTAAGTTTCAAGGCCGCGCAGCTTAG
- a CDS encoding NAD(P)/FAD-dependent oxidoreductase, with product MKSNLTVSPRPGTTSSNQISDVTIVGAGAAGSMAAIALARRGVSVTLVDMRAKHPAEFRCEKIVDEQLEYVEQLGLLDVFERIGTRVDQMLVVRSGKIEELKTTTEIGFSYQDLVNSLRASLSGHVRFVNERVSEIRNSEDTQTIVLGSGEVLSTRLVVLATGLAQGVRQNLGIGRDCVHDQHSLCVGFSLRPKDGHKFNFPALTYYSECLESRIAYITLFPMGDIMRANLFTYHDYNDPFVAEVRNDPVSALYRALPGLEKYLGSFEKTDDVRIRMADLDKVRNYLQHGVVLIGDAFQTSCPATGTGLTRCMNDVLRLSEHIDGWLASPLMSKGKLASFYNDPLKTSLDAQATHAANYARRFATDRSFSWDLRRIKTVLRSRFNVMEASFASLFC from the coding sequence ATGAAGTCCAATCTCACTGTCTCACCGCGTCCGGGAACGACTTCCAGCAATCAAATTTCAGACGTCACGATCGTTGGCGCAGGCGCGGCGGGATCGATGGCCGCTATAGCGCTGGCGCGGCGGGGCGTGTCCGTCACGCTCGTCGATATGCGGGCCAAGCATCCTGCGGAATTTCGATGCGAAAAGATCGTCGATGAGCAGCTCGAATACGTCGAGCAGCTCGGTCTTCTCGATGTCTTTGAGCGGATCGGGACCAGAGTCGATCAGATGCTGGTCGTCCGCTCCGGCAAGATTGAGGAACTGAAGACAACCACCGAAATTGGATTCAGCTATCAGGACCTTGTCAATTCATTGCGGGCAAGCCTGTCGGGACACGTGCGGTTTGTCAACGAGCGCGTTTCGGAGATCCGCAACAGCGAAGATACGCAGACGATCGTGCTGGGGAGTGGCGAAGTTCTTTCGACGAGGCTTGTGGTATTGGCGACGGGGCTTGCACAAGGTGTCCGTCAAAACCTCGGCATTGGGCGTGACTGCGTCCATGATCAGCATTCGCTCTGCGTCGGCTTTTCGCTTCGTCCGAAAGATGGACACAAATTCAATTTTCCGGCGTTGACTTATTACAGCGAGTGTCTCGAGAGCCGGATCGCTTACATAACGCTCTTCCCGATGGGCGATATTATGCGGGCCAATCTCTTCACCTATCACGATTACAACGACCCGTTCGTCGCGGAGGTTCGGAACGATCCCGTTTCGGCGCTTTATCGCGCGCTGCCGGGTCTTGAGAAATATTTGGGGTCGTTCGAGAAGACCGATGACGTCCGCATACGAATGGCGGATCTCGACAAGGTGCGTAATTACCTGCAGCACGGAGTCGTTCTGATTGGCGACGCCTTTCAGACGTCATGTCCCGCGACCGGCACGGGATTAACGCGTTGCATGAATGACGTTCTCCGATTGTCGGAGCATATTGACGGCTGGCTCGCATCACCTCTGATGAGCAAAGGAAAGCTCGCGTCGTTCTACAATGATCCGTTGAAGACATCGCTCGATGCCCAAGCAACGCACGCGGCGAATTATGCGCGCCGGTTTGCGACGGATCGCAGCTTCAGCTGGGATCTCCGGCGCATCAAGACGGTTCTGCGATCGCGCTTCAACGTGATGGAGGCATCGTTTGCTTCGCTGTTCTGCTGA
- a CDS encoding glycosyltransferase family 4 protein encodes MLQLVHSNEGGGVEALAEMISDGLRQSGADVETRFIYPNISATTAQKLRGIASAISAIVRKRPDTLIAYQSTASVLVGIVGTIVGCKKRIVHQTAMPGEIHPAVRAIDTAMGSAGLYSVNIANSAATEHAFGHYPRAYRKYLRRIDHGLDAPVARYPRAAVLARYAIPDDGLLLLNAGRLCDQKGQDQIIRALPHVRAARLILAGGGPNEASLRELARSLGVADRIHFLGVVSRDALGDLLGAVDMFVFPSKWETFGLAAVEAAMAGVPIVAADLPVLREVLSTGGEQLVGFVGTDDPRALAEAIEKQRALNRTSDAIRDFTQSIRAKYSRSRMLESYAELVTGTEYRRAG; translated from the coding sequence GTGTTGCAGCTCGTCCATAGCAACGAAGGCGGCGGCGTCGAAGCGCTGGCGGAGATGATTTCTGACGGCCTTCGGCAGAGCGGAGCCGACGTCGAGACGCGGTTCATCTACCCGAATATCAGTGCCACCACGGCACAGAAGCTGCGCGGCATCGCTAGCGCCATCTCGGCGATTGTACGAAAGCGGCCCGACACGCTCATCGCCTATCAATCGACGGCTTCCGTCTTGGTTGGCATCGTGGGTACCATCGTCGGCTGCAAGAAACGCATCGTACATCAGACCGCCATGCCCGGCGAAATTCACCCCGCAGTCCGCGCGATCGACACGGCTATGGGCTCAGCTGGGCTCTACAGCGTCAACATCGCAAACTCGGCGGCAACAGAACACGCATTCGGCCATTATCCGCGCGCCTACCGGAAATACCTTCGCAGGATCGACCACGGACTCGATGCGCCCGTAGCGCGCTATCCCCGTGCCGCCGTCCTCGCTCGATACGCCATCCCCGACGACGGCCTGCTTTTGCTCAACGCTGGCAGGCTTTGCGATCAGAAAGGTCAGGATCAGATCATTCGCGCACTGCCGCATGTTCGCGCCGCGCGTCTCATCCTTGCCGGCGGCGGGCCAAACGAAGCTTCCCTCAGAGAATTGGCACGATCCCTTGGAGTTGCAGATCGAATCCACTTCCTCGGAGTTGTATCTCGCGATGCCCTGGGCGATCTGCTCGGCGCCGTCGACATGTTCGTGTTTCCCTCCAAATGGGAAACGTTCGGGCTTGCGGCAGTCGAAGCAGCGATGGCTGGCGTTCCGATCGTGGCCGCGGATCTTCCGGTATTGCGCGAGGTCCTCTCTACCGGCGGCGAACAGCTTGTCGGATTCGTCGGAACCGATGATCCGCGGGCACTCGCCGAAGCGATCGAGAAACAGCGCGCACTCAACCGGACAAGCGACGCAATCCGCGATTTCACGCAATCGATCCGCGCCAAATATTCACGAAGCCGGATGCTCGAGTCGTACGCTGAACTGGTCACCGGCACCGAATATCGCCGCGCCGGATGA
- a CDS encoding lipopolysaccharide biosynthesis protein has translation MILRHTAIYIGSRVFAAALNLLSVALFARLAGPETFGAYLLYLASAYIIYGFAIQWLRMSFFAVYTADHSLSIVGTFIRTMCLFVCLVVLIAALTVWAGLYSADVVAGTIMPTIGLAVFETFYEISRARLKVELVGLAVLLRALFVPLGGAAAFALTGTATGLAGGVAAAHILAAVPLIREGWSGIWAKYSADVARQYLKYGSPLILAFGINAVGQSGDRLLLGRLDSVGAVGPYGAVGDLIKQSLVVVSEAVAGSYMPHAKRAASDGDSAQTRVILTEAFRAYAFITAFGSAFILCFAPDVVKILFGAHYADAAGSLVPYFTLATAFYVFRAFYFGQAIYFLESSSAELYASTATVAAGAVAALLLIPLYGATGAALAVLSAQAAGCFVAALAARRWRAMPLPVLDLCGIAGVAAIAAFLADAAALLPVGYVTLVVMRFGLISLGACLIIKAYDIFGLGIWTQKLTFRKLSALRLV, from the coding sequence ATGATTTTGCGCCACACCGCGATTTATATCGGGTCACGGGTGTTCGCAGCCGCGCTCAACCTGTTGTCGGTAGCGCTCTTCGCGCGCCTCGCGGGACCGGAGACGTTCGGCGCCTATCTGCTTTATCTCGCATCGGCCTACATCATTTACGGCTTCGCGATCCAATGGCTGCGGATGTCGTTCTTCGCAGTCTATACGGCGGATCACTCGCTCTCGATTGTTGGCACGTTCATTCGCACGATGTGCCTGTTCGTGTGCCTGGTCGTTCTCATCGCGGCGTTAACTGTTTGGGCAGGACTTTACAGCGCCGATGTCGTCGCCGGCACCATCATGCCGACAATTGGTCTCGCGGTATTCGAAACGTTCTACGAGATTTCGCGCGCGCGGCTGAAGGTGGAATTGGTCGGCTTAGCCGTGCTGCTCCGTGCGCTTTTCGTCCCGCTTGGTGGCGCTGCCGCATTCGCGTTAACGGGGACCGCGACAGGCCTCGCGGGAGGCGTTGCTGCCGCTCACATTTTGGCGGCCGTGCCGCTGATCCGTGAAGGATGGTCAGGGATTTGGGCGAAGTATTCGGCCGACGTCGCGCGTCAGTATCTAAAATATGGGTCTCCGTTGATCCTGGCTTTCGGCATCAACGCCGTCGGCCAAAGTGGCGATCGATTGCTGCTGGGAAGATTAGATAGCGTCGGTGCCGTCGGACCTTACGGCGCTGTCGGCGATCTCATTAAGCAAAGCCTGGTCGTGGTATCCGAGGCGGTCGCCGGATCGTACATGCCACATGCGAAGCGGGCCGCGAGCGACGGCGACAGCGCGCAAACCCGAGTCATCCTTACCGAGGCGTTCCGGGCATATGCCTTCATAACGGCATTCGGATCGGCGTTTATTCTGTGCTTTGCTCCGGACGTCGTGAAAATTTTGTTTGGCGCGCATTACGCGGACGCTGCGGGATCTCTCGTGCCGTACTTTACGCTGGCAACGGCATTTTACGTTTTCCGCGCGTTCTACTTCGGTCAGGCGATCTATTTTCTGGAAAGCTCATCTGCTGAACTCTATGCCTCGACAGCCACGGTGGCTGCGGGTGCGGTTGCGGCGCTGTTGCTCATTCCACTTTATGGGGCGACCGGCGCGGCGCTCGCGGTGCTCTCGGCTCAGGCTGCGGGCTGTTTTGTAGCTGCCTTGGCGGCTAGACGGTGGCGGGCTATGCCGCTTCCTGTTCTCGATCTTTGTGGAATAGCCGGCGTTGCGGCTATCGCTGCTTTCCTAGCTGATGCCGCTGCTCTCCTACCGGTTGGCTACGTGACTTTGGTTGTTATGAGGTTCGGTTTGATCAGCCTCGGAGCGTGCTTGATCATCAAGGCCTATGACATCTTCGGCCTTGGGATTTGGACCCAGAAGCTCACATTTCGGAAGCTCTCCGCTCTGCGGCTCGTTTAA
- a CDS encoding glycosyltransferase has translation MMLHETNLKSTFHAKLDRDIGGASDIARIARADSEPRQPHVAFFIRALDGGGAQRDAILLANSLSETGMKVSILTLVPEGRLRRLVTDGVAIHHVPAKRLATAVSALSNAIRQLRPTELLSSEAAANLAAFAAVRLLASKIRPRLVLREVTAPSIAKRLDPYFQNRLAFRLAAYVYSRADRVLTLTDGARRDLISNFGVPAERITVMRSNAVIDPQTVERLALTEATDETREKGLLVAIGRLSPEKDHLTLIEAFALLSARVPAHLVIVGEGPMRPALEDAIARLGLKDSVTLAGATNDPFEWLLKAEVLVSSSKFEGLGNVLIEALACGTAVVSTDCPYGPREVLEDGRLGRLVPVGNSKALSEAIEQALITPTDRPLLKLAAERHTARQAARCLIANLQLG, from the coding sequence ATGATGCTTCACGAGACAAACCTGAAATCCACTTTCCATGCCAAGCTCGACAGAGACATTGGCGGCGCGTCGGACATCGCCCGGATCGCTCGTGCTGACTCCGAGCCGCGTCAGCCGCACGTCGCATTTTTCATTCGCGCCCTTGATGGCGGAGGCGCTCAGCGCGACGCAATTCTGCTCGCAAACAGTCTCTCCGAGACCGGCATGAAGGTCAGTATTCTGACCCTCGTTCCCGAAGGTAGGCTGAGACGCCTCGTGACCGACGGCGTGGCCATTCATCACGTTCCGGCGAAACGCCTCGCAACGGCAGTCAGCGCTCTGAGCAACGCGATACGTCAGCTGAGACCAACTGAGCTCCTGAGCTCCGAAGCAGCGGCCAATTTGGCGGCCTTCGCCGCGGTCCGATTGCTGGCATCGAAAATCCGCCCCCGCCTCGTGCTGCGAGAAGTGACAGCACCTTCGATCGCGAAAAGACTGGATCCCTACTTTCAAAATCGCCTCGCGTTCCGCCTCGCCGCATACGTCTACAGTCGGGCAGATCGTGTCCTCACGCTGACGGACGGCGCCCGCCGCGATCTCATTTCGAACTTCGGCGTGCCGGCCGAGCGGATCACCGTAATGAGGTCGAACGCCGTCATCGATCCGCAAACGGTCGAGCGTTTGGCCCTCACTGAAGCAACCGACGAAACTCGTGAAAAAGGCCTGCTCGTTGCTATCGGTCGTCTTTCGCCGGAGAAAGACCATCTGACTTTGATCGAAGCGTTCGCTCTTCTTAGCGCACGCGTCCCCGCTCACCTCGTCATCGTTGGCGAGGGTCCGATGCGCCCGGCGCTCGAAGACGCCATCGCACGTCTCGGCCTCAAAGATAGCGTCACCCTGGCCGGCGCGACGAACGATCCCTTCGAATGGCTCCTCAAAGCAGAAGTACTCGTCAGTTCGTCGAAGTTTGAAGGGCTCGGCAACGTGCTGATTGAAGCACTTGCCTGCGGTACCGCCGTTGTTTCCACCGATTGTCCGTATGGGCCTCGCGAAGTTTTGGAAGACGGCCGGCTGGGCCGTCTCGTTCCGGTGGGAAATTCAAAGGCGCTCTCAGAGGCGATCGAGCAGGCATTAATAACGCCGACAGACCGTCCTTTACTGAAACTCGCCGCCGAACGACATACAGCGCGGCAAGCAGCCCGCTGCCTCATTGCCAACCTGCAACTCGGGTGA
- a CDS encoding polysaccharide deacetylase family protein produces MNSITANSEWVGARGSERAPKRLTGLCASGSRYLARIVPTKPVRAKNAHPIVSFTFDDVPDSARTNGARILDRHGVRGTFYVAPGICGTQDEHWTVIDMRGVADLARSGHEIGCHTYSHVKVQSLTQSDLARETQRCFEALRDVGGSAVSKNFAYPFGNVSFPRKFQLDAQFTSCRSIYTGLNSGLIDLAMLRSVELYDRTSTEKSINAILDHAIATNAWVIFYTHDVTPNPSWIGASPTHLDMAVRAAKARGIQCLAVDEALTAIGVRA; encoded by the coding sequence ATGAACAGCATCACGGCGAACAGTGAATGGGTTGGCGCAAGAGGCTCAGAGCGGGCGCCGAAGCGACTGACAGGACTTTGCGCAAGTGGCTCGCGCTATCTCGCGCGTATCGTGCCGACCAAGCCTGTTCGCGCGAAAAATGCACACCCCATCGTAAGTTTCACATTCGATGATGTTCCAGATTCTGCGCGAACGAACGGCGCCCGCATTCTGGATCGGCATGGCGTGCGTGGAACCTTCTACGTCGCGCCCGGAATCTGCGGAACGCAAGACGAGCATTGGACCGTCATCGACATGCGTGGTGTGGCGGACCTGGCTCGTTCAGGGCACGAGATCGGTTGTCACACTTACAGTCACGTCAAGGTTCAGAGCCTCACGCAATCGGATCTCGCGCGCGAAACACAACGATGCTTCGAGGCGCTGCGTGACGTTGGCGGAAGTGCAGTCAGCAAGAATTTCGCTTATCCGTTCGGCAATGTTTCTTTTCCGCGGAAGTTCCAGCTCGACGCGCAGTTCACCAGCTGCCGCAGCATCTACACGGGACTGAACTCCGGCCTCATCGATCTCGCGATGTTGCGCTCGGTCGAGCTTTACGACCGCACAAGCACCGAGAAATCGATCAACGCCATTCTCGATCACGCAATCGCAACGAACGCCTGGGTCATCTTCTATACGCATGACGTCACGCCGAACCCAAGCTGGATCGGCGCCTCACCCACGCATCTCGATATGGCAGTGAGGGCCGCGAAAGCCCGCGGAATTCAGTGTCTGGCTGTGGACGAAGCACTCACCGCCATCGGCGTTCGCGCCTAG